One genomic segment of Arthrobacter sp. Marseille-P9274 includes these proteins:
- the tal gene encoding transaldolase: protein MSNKNTQALSDAGVSIWLDDLSRELITTGELRNLIAEKNVVGVTTNPSIFAAALKNGESYAAQITELAEEEADVDAAVFAITTDDVSEACDIFSGLAKHTGGVDGRVSIEVDPRLARDTAGTIDEARKLHAKVNRSNVFIKIPATVEGLEAITTTLAAGISVNVTLIFSLERYREVINAFMLGLEQAKENGHKLAHIHSVASFFVSRVDTEIDKRLEANGSDEAKALMGKSGIANARLAYQIYEELFSSERWQLLAEAGARPQRPLWASTGVKNPAYPDTMYVTELVAEGIVNTMPDKTLDAVVDHGEVKGNTVAGTYEEANRVLDAVDAQGISYKEVVDLLEEEGLEKFVASWSELLQTVRTALDEAGQE, encoded by the coding sequence ATGTCCAACAAGAACACCCAGGCCCTGTCCGACGCCGGCGTCTCGATCTGGCTTGACGATCTTTCCCGCGAGCTGATCACCACCGGCGAGCTCCGGAACCTGATCGCCGAGAAGAACGTCGTCGGCGTGACGACGAATCCGTCCATCTTCGCCGCCGCGCTCAAGAATGGTGAATCCTACGCCGCGCAGATCACTGAGCTGGCTGAGGAAGAGGCCGACGTCGACGCCGCGGTTTTCGCGATCACCACCGACGACGTCTCCGAGGCCTGCGACATCTTCTCGGGCCTCGCCAAGCATACCGGCGGAGTCGACGGGCGCGTGTCCATCGAAGTCGATCCCCGGCTGGCGAGGGACACCGCAGGAACCATTGACGAGGCGCGCAAGCTGCACGCCAAGGTCAACCGGAGCAACGTGTTCATCAAGATCCCGGCGACGGTGGAGGGGCTGGAAGCCATCACCACGACCCTGGCCGCGGGGATCAGCGTCAACGTCACCCTGATTTTCTCGCTCGAACGCTACCGCGAGGTGATCAACGCATTCATGCTCGGGCTCGAGCAGGCCAAGGAGAACGGCCACAAGCTGGCCCACATCCACTCGGTCGCCTCCTTCTTCGTTTCCCGTGTGGACACGGAGATCGACAAGCGGCTCGAAGCCAACGGCAGCGACGAGGCCAAGGCCCTGATGGGCAAATCCGGCATCGCCAACGCGCGGCTGGCGTACCAGATCTACGAGGAGCTCTTCTCCAGCGAACGCTGGCAGCTGCTGGCCGAGGCGGGCGCCCGCCCGCAGCGGCCGCTCTGGGCCTCCACCGGAGTCAAGAACCCGGCCTACCCGGACACCATGTACGTGACGGAGCTGGTGGCCGAGGGAATCGTGAACACCATGCCGGACAAGACGCTCGACGCCGTCGTCGACCACGGCGAGGTCAAGGGCAACACCGTCGCAGGCACCTACGAGGAAGCGAACCGCGTCCTGGACGCCGTGGATGCGCAGGGCATTTCGTACAAGGAAGTCGTGGACCTCCTCGAAGAAGAAGGACTCGAGAAGTTCGTGGCCAGCTGGTCCGAGCTCCTCCAGACCGTCCGCACCGCGCTGGACGAGGCGGGGCAGGAGTAA